The window CTGCACGTTGGTCGCGCCGGCGGCGACGAAACGGTCGTGCACGTGGCGGTACGCGGCAACGTAGGCGGCCCCGGAGTTGCCGTTCGCGGCCGCTCCCCAGGGGTACCAGCCGGCGTTCATCTCGTGCGCGAACCGCATCTTCAACGGACCGCCGAAGGCCGCAGCCCCCCGGGCCCAGCTGTCGATGTAGCTGTCGAAGCGCCCGTCGATGATGTTCTGCAACCGGTAGGTGGGCTGGGTGGCGCCGGCGGCCGGGTCCCACGGCTCCCAGGTGATCGACGGCAGTGCGCCCGCTCTGGCCGTTGCCGTGACGATGTCGAGCGGGAAGCCATCCCGGTAGTGCCAGGCCATGAAGATGTTGAACTCGTCGAGTTTCTGACCGAGGGTCCGGGCGGTGGCGAGGGCGTTGTCCAGGCCACGGTTGGGACCGTCGTCGTGGGACAGGCCGAAGCTGCGATCGAAGGGAGGACTGGGAGTGCTCGAGGTCCGGAACGCGACCTGGTCCACGCGCAGGTTGCGGTCGCACGTGATGGGGGCCGTCGTCGCCGAGCCGAGGACCTGTACGTGGAAGTCGTTGGTGAACCTGACCGCGACGCTGTGCCTTCCCGCAGTGAAGGTCCCCGGCAGCGTGTAGTCCGTCCAGACGGTGGCGGTGACCGGAACCTTCGCCACCGATCGGCCGTCGACGAGGAGTTCCATGACCGGAGCCCCCTGACACTGGTCTCCGCGGGCCCGGACCGTCACTCCGGTCGAGGTGGCGTCCGCTGAGAGTGACCCGTTCAGTGAGGCGCCGGACCACAGCAGAACAGATCGGCCCCCCACTGCCGCCCCGTCGGGGTAGACCATGCCGGTGCCCGCCGGGTATGACATCGACTCGGCCTGGGTGGCGGTCGCCGCCGGTGCGGCGGCGAGGACGAACGACGCTGTGTCGAGCAGCAGGTTTCGGTCGCAACCTGCCGCCGTCAGGTCGTTGTCGAAGGTCACGGCGACCGCATGCCGGCCCGCCGGCCATCTGCCGCTGAACGTGTGGTCGGACCATTCGGCTGCACCCACAGGGCGGGTGCCGATGGTGATGCCGTCGACCGCAACGGTCATCGTCGGTGCGCCCTGACACTGGTCACCGCGAACCCGCAGGACGAGACGCTCGGCGGTACCGGTCGTGGAGATCGCACCGGTGGCGGTGGCGTTGGCCCACATCAGCAACGC is drawn from Nakamurella deserti and contains these coding sequences:
- a CDS encoding carbohydrate-binding domain-containing protein; translation: MNVRRVVAAVAAAAVLPVLGVFAAPPSASADAVTVEAESFALPAGSGAVSPEPGASAGRALLMWANATATGAISTTGTAERLVLRVRGDQCQGAPTMTVAVDGITIGTRPVGAAEWSDHTFSGRWPAGRHAVAVTFDNDLTAAGCDRNLLLDTASFVLAAAPAATATQAESMSYPAGTGMVYPDGAAVGGRSVLLWSGASLNGSLSADATSTGVTVRARGDQCQGAPVMELLVDGRSVAKVPVTATVWTDYTLPGTFTAGRHSVAVRFTNDFHVQVLGSATTAPITCDRNLRVDQVAFRTSSTPSPPFDRSFGLSHDDGPNRGLDNALATARTLGQKLDEFNIFMAWHYRDGFPLDIVTATARAGALPSITWEPWDPAAGATQPTYRLQNIIDGRFDSYIDSWARGAAAFGGPLKMRFAHEMNAGWYPWGAAANGNSGAAYVAAYRHVHDRFVAAGATNVQWSWSVNIVQGMPVALQSVYPGAAYVDSIGVDGYNGGTDNPGMGGWKSPSSVFGETLAQLAVVAPGKPVYIAETASAVGGGDKAAWTAQLFDYLRTTQVTGVDWFDIGGYPDWRITSSTGVVDAARRALTGW